In a single window of the Streptomyces sp. NBC_00285 genome:
- a CDS encoding adenylate/guanylate cyclase domain-containing protein, protein MTADDTGSGADVPPHPLAVRLEQLILGAERRYTPFQAARTAGVSMELATRFWRAMGFADVGQAKAFTEADVLALRRLAGLVEAGLLSEAMAVQVARSTGQTTARLAEWQIDSFLEGLTDPPEPGMTRTEVTYPIIELLLPELEEFLVYVWRRQLSASAGRVVQAADDDEMVDRRLCVGFADLVGFTRLTRRMEEEELGELVEAFETTAADLVAARGGRLIKTLGDEVLYAADDAAVAAEIALRLIETMANDETMPEVRVGMAFGTVTTRMGDVFGTTVNLASRLTSIAPRDAVLVDSAFAEELIRTGEAPASEAEAAEAAATAEKEGEEPPTYRFALQPMWQRPVRGLGVVEPWLLTRRDVAP, encoded by the coding sequence GTGACCGCAGACGACACGGGCTCCGGCGCGGACGTGCCCCCGCATCCGCTCGCCGTGCGTCTCGAACAGCTCATCCTCGGCGCCGAGCGGCGCTACACCCCCTTTCAGGCGGCCCGCACCGCCGGCGTCTCCATGGAGCTCGCCACCCGCTTCTGGCGGGCGATGGGCTTCGCCGACGTCGGCCAGGCCAAGGCGTTCACCGAGGCGGACGTCCTCGCGCTGCGCCGCCTCGCCGGTCTCGTCGAGGCGGGACTGCTGAGCGAGGCCATGGCCGTACAGGTGGCGCGGTCCACCGGGCAGACCACCGCCCGGCTGGCCGAGTGGCAGATCGACTCCTTCCTGGAGGGCCTCACCGACCCCCCGGAACCCGGCATGACCCGCACCGAGGTGACCTACCCGATCATCGAGCTGCTCCTGCCCGAACTGGAGGAGTTCCTCGTCTACGTCTGGCGCCGCCAGCTCTCCGCCTCGGCCGGCCGGGTCGTGCAGGCCGCCGACGACGACGAGATGGTCGACCGGCGGCTGTGCGTCGGCTTCGCCGACCTCGTCGGGTTCACGCGCCTGACCCGTCGCATGGAGGAGGAGGAACTCGGCGAGCTCGTCGAGGCCTTCGAGACCACCGCCGCCGACCTCGTCGCCGCGCGCGGCGGGCGGCTCATCAAGACCCTCGGCGACGAGGTGCTGTACGCCGCGGACGACGCGGCCGTCGCCGCTGAGATCGCGCTGCGGCTCATCGAGACCATGGCCAACGACGAGACCATGCCCGAGGTGCGCGTCGGCATGGCCTTCGGCACGGTGACCACCCGTATGGGCGACGTCTTCGGTACGACGGTGAACCTCGCCTCCCGGCTCACCTCGATAGCTCCCCGGGACGCCGTCCTCGTCGACAGCGCCTTCGCGGAGGAGCTGATCCGCACCGGTGAGGCGCCCGCCTCCGAGGCCGAGGCGGCCGAGGCCGCGGCCACCGCCGAGAAGGAGGGCGAGGAGCCGCCGACCTACCGCTTCGCGCTCCAGCCGATGTGGCAGCGGCCGGTGCGCGGGCTCGGCGTGGTCGAGCCCTGGCTGCTCACCCGCAGGGACGTGGCCCCGTAG
- a CDS encoding enoyl-CoA hydratase/isomerase family protein, which yields MGEERFGEFVLVRRHGEVGETGEGVVAELVLDRPKAMNAVSTEMARSVAAACSALAGDQGVRVVVVTSTHERAFCVGADLKERNSFSDAELVRQRPVARGAYTGVLELPVPTIAAVHGFALGGGFEMALSCDLIVADRTAVVGLPEVSVGVIPGGGGTQLLPRRVGAARAAELIFTARRVEAEEAYRLGLVDQLVPAGEDRAEALSLASRIAANSPVGLRAAKRALRLGNGLDVRAGLEVEDAAWRSVAFSGDRAEGVAAFNERRAPRWPGE from the coding sequence ATGGGCGAGGAGCGGTTCGGGGAGTTCGTGCTGGTGAGACGGCACGGGGAGGTCGGGGAGACCGGGGAGGGGGTCGTCGCCGAGCTGGTGCTCGACCGGCCCAAGGCGATGAACGCGGTCTCCACGGAGATGGCGCGGTCCGTCGCCGCCGCCTGTTCCGCACTTGCGGGTGATCAGGGCGTGCGGGTTGTCGTGGTGACCTCCACGCATGAGCGGGCGTTCTGCGTCGGGGCGGATCTGAAGGAGCGGAACTCCTTCAGCGACGCGGAGTTGGTACGGCAGCGGCCGGTGGCTCGGGGGGCGTACACGGGGGTGCTGGAGCTGCCCGTGCCGACGATCGCCGCGGTGCACGGGTTCGCGCTGGGCGGGGGCTTCGAGATGGCGCTGTCGTGCGACCTGATCGTGGCCGACCGTACGGCGGTGGTGGGGTTGCCGGAGGTGTCCGTGGGGGTGATCCCGGGGGGCGGGGGGACGCAGCTGCTGCCCCGGCGGGTGGGGGCGGCGCGGGCGGCCGAGCTGATCTTCACGGCGCGGCGGGTGGAGGCGGAGGAGGCGTACCGGCTGGGGCTGGTGGATCAGCTCGTGCCGGCGGGGGAGGACCGGGCGGAGGCGTTGTCGCTGGCGTCCCGGATCGCCGCGAACTCGCCGGTGGGGCTACGGGCGGCGAAGCGGGCGTTGCGTCTCGGGAACGGGCTGGATGTGCGGGCCGGGCTCGAGGTGGAGGACGCGGCGTGGCGGTCGGTGGCGTTCTCGGGGGACCGGGCGGAGGGGGTGGCGGCGTTCAACGAGCGGCGCGCGCCGCGGTGGCCTGGGGAGTGA
- a CDS encoding GGDEF domain-containing protein encodes MGEDIRLAAVVALAQGMAAAHGTRDAWRAAAAGACRALGGSFAALSVWERELGRLRVLVNVGDRAAGEEEFPDGEAYPVHQFPEITEFLHERWAGGGEPNAWVETAEGPAAGGRPGYVHQRVAALRRRGRGCCVVAPIVLNGRAWGELYVARPAGDPVFGREDADFATVLAAVVAAGIAQAERLEEARRLAFTDALTGLANRRAVDVRLDEAVERHRREGVVVSLVVCDLNGLKRVNDTCGHAVGDRLLERFGSVLSLCGAMLPGALAARLGGDEFCLLAVGPPADDVVRAAGELCRRAGELELGEGVACGVASTEDPIGPVRSARRLFRLADAAQYRAKAERAVKPVVAGRGGLDDPVVRLADAAPSGQSAERRRFRGRRP; translated from the coding sequence ATGGGTGAGGACATCCGGCTGGCCGCGGTCGTGGCGCTGGCGCAGGGCATGGCGGCGGCCCACGGCACGCGTGACGCGTGGCGCGCTGCCGCCGCCGGGGCGTGCCGGGCGCTGGGCGGGAGTTTCGCCGCGCTGTCCGTGTGGGAGCGGGAGCTGGGGCGGCTCAGGGTGCTGGTGAACGTGGGGGACCGGGCCGCCGGCGAGGAGGAGTTTCCCGACGGTGAGGCCTATCCCGTGCACCAGTTCCCGGAGATCACCGAGTTTCTGCACGAGCGGTGGGCCGGTGGCGGTGAGCCCAACGCGTGGGTGGAGACGGCGGAGGGGCCCGCGGCCGGGGGGCGCCCCGGATATGTGCATCAGCGGGTCGCCGCGCTGCGCCGGAGGGGCCGTGGGTGCTGTGTCGTCGCTCCGATCGTGCTGAACGGGCGGGCCTGGGGGGAGCTGTATGTCGCCCGGCCCGCCGGTGATCCCGTGTTCGGACGGGAGGACGCCGACTTCGCCACCGTGCTGGCCGCTGTCGTCGCCGCCGGTATCGCCCAGGCGGAGCGGTTGGAGGAGGCGAGACGGCTGGCGTTCACGGACGCGTTGACCGGGCTCGCCAACCGTCGTGCCGTTGACGTGCGGCTGGACGAGGCCGTGGAACGGCACCGGCGGGAGGGGGTCGTCGTCAGTCTCGTCGTGTGTGATCTCAATGGGCTCAAGCGGGTCAACGACACCTGTGGGCATGCCGTCGGCGACCGGCTGCTGGAACGTTTCGGTTCGGTGCTGTCGCTGTGCGGGGCCATGCTGCCGGGGGCCCTCGCCGCCCGGCTGGGCGGGGACGAGTTCTGTCTGCTCGCGGTCGGGCCGCCGGCCGACGACGTGGTGAGGGCGGCCGGCGAGCTCTGCCGGAGGGCGGGGGAGCTGGAGCTGGGGGAGGGCGTGGCGTGCGGGGTCGCGTCGACCGAGGACCCCATCGGGCCCGTTCGGTCCGCCCGGCGGCTCTTCCGGCTCGCCGATGCCGCCCAGTACCGGGCCAAGGCCGAGCGTGCCGTGAAGCCGGTCGTCGCGGGGAGGGGCGGGCTGGACGATCCGGTCGTACGGCTGGCCGACGCCGCCCCCTCCGGGCAGAGCGCCGAGCGTCGCCGGTTCCGGGGGCGACGGCCCTGA
- the hutH gene encoding histidine ammonia-lyase: MHTVVVGTSGVTASDVLAVARGGARIELSEEAVTALAAARGIVEALAAKPEPVYGVSTGFGALATRHISQELRARLQRNIVRSHAAGMGPRVEREVVRALMFLRLKTVCSGRTGVRPEVAQTMADVLNAGITPVVHEFGSLGCSGDLAPLSHCALTLMGEGDAEGPDGVVRPAGELLAEHGIAPVELREKEGLALLNGTDGMLGMLFMALADLEMLYKSADITAALSLEALLGTDKVLAPELHAIRPHPGQGASAANMLAVLAGSELTGHHQDDAPRVQDAYSVRCAPQVAGAGRDTLAHARLVAERELASAVDNPVVLPDGRVESNGNFHGAPVAYVLDFLAIAVADLASIAERRTDRLLDKNRSHGLPPFLADDPGVDSGLMIAQYTQAALVSELKRLAVPASADSIPSSAMQEDHVSMGWSAARKLRTAVDNLTRVLAVELYAASRAVELREGLTPAPATQAAITAVRKAGVEGPGPDRFLAPDLAAADVFVREGRLVSAVEAVTGPLR; encoded by the coding sequence ATGCACACTGTGGTGGTGGGGACGTCCGGGGTCACCGCGTCCGACGTCCTTGCCGTGGCGCGCGGCGGTGCCCGGATCGAGCTCTCCGAGGAGGCGGTCACCGCTCTCGCCGCGGCCCGCGGGATCGTGGAGGCGCTCGCGGCCAAGCCCGAGCCCGTCTACGGCGTCAGCACCGGCTTCGGCGCCCTCGCGACCCGGCACATCAGCCAGGAACTCCGGGCCCGGCTGCAGCGGAACATCGTCCGCTCGCATGCCGCGGGAATGGGACCGCGGGTGGAGCGGGAGGTCGTACGGGCGCTCATGTTCCTGCGGCTGAAGACCGTCTGCTCGGGACGGACCGGGGTGCGGCCCGAGGTCGCGCAGACCATGGCGGATGTGCTCAATGCCGGGATCACGCCGGTCGTGCACGAGTTCGGTTCACTTGGTTGCTCCGGTGACCTCGCGCCGCTGTCCCACTGCGCCCTCACGCTGATGGGCGAGGGGGACGCCGAGGGACCCGACGGTGTCGTGCGGCCCGCCGGTGAGCTGCTCGCCGAGCACGGGATCGCCCCCGTCGAGCTGCGGGAGAAGGAGGGGCTCGCCCTTCTCAACGGCACCGACGGCATGCTCGGGATGCTCTTCATGGCACTCGCCGACCTGGAGATGCTGTACAAGTCCGCCGACATCACAGCCGCGTTGAGCCTTGAGGCGCTGCTCGGTACCGACAAGGTGCTCGCTCCCGAGCTGCACGCCATCCGGCCGCATCCGGGGCAGGGGGCGTCCGCCGCCAACATGCTGGCCGTGCTGGCGGGTTCGGAGCTCACCGGGCACCACCAGGACGACGCGCCCCGGGTCCAGGACGCCTACTCGGTGCGCTGCGCGCCGCAGGTCGCCGGGGCCGGGCGGGACACCCTGGCCCATGCGCGGCTGGTGGCGGAGCGGGAGTTGGCCTCGGCGGTCGACAACCCCGTTGTGCTGCCTGACGGTCGGGTGGAGTCCAACGGCAACTTCCATGGTGCGCCGGTGGCTTATGTGCTCGACTTCCTCGCCATCGCCGTCGCCGACCTCGCGTCGATCGCCGAGCGGCGGACGGACCGGCTGCTCGACAAGAACCGTTCGCACGGGCTGCCGCCGTTCCTCGCCGACGACCCCGGTGTCGACTCCGGGCTGATGATCGCCCAGTACACACAGGCCGCGCTGGTCAGTGAGCTGAAGCGGCTGGCCGTGCCGGCGTCCGCGGACTCGATCCCGTCGTCCGCGATGCAGGAGGACCACGTCTCGATGGGATGGTCGGCCGCGCGCAAGCTCCGTACCGCCGTCGACAACCTCACCCGGGTCCTCGCCGTCGAGCTCTACGCCGCCTCGCGCGCCGTCGAGCTGCGCGAGGGGCTCACTCCGGCGCCGGCGACCCAGGCCGCCATCACCGCCGTACGGAAGGCGGGTGTCGAGGGTCCGGGTCCCGACCGGTTCCTGGCGCCCGACCTCGCCGCGGCCGACGTGTTCGTGCGGGAGGGGCGCCTGGTGTCGGCGGTGGAGGCCGTCACCGGGCCGCTGCGGTAG